The following are from one region of the Paenibacillus sabinae T27 genome:
- a CDS encoding aspartyl-phosphate phosphatase Spo0E family protein, whose translation MLQECTPQNDYVIECREEELFITIESLRCQLLEVAQQRSLSDRTVVELSERLDSYILLAQNIMMKNLRSRKNQLQAYR comes from the coding sequence GTGCTTCAGGAATGTACACCCCAGAATGACTATGTAATCGAATGCCGGGAAGAGGAATTGTTCATAACGATCGAAAGTCTCCGGTGCCAATTGCTGGAGGTTGCCCAGCAGCGCAGTCTCAGCGACCGCACCGTGGTTGAGCTCAGCGAGCGCCTCGACAGTTATATTCTGCTTGCCCAAAATATAATGATGAAGAATCTTCGGAGCCGCAAGAATCAACTGCAGGCATATAGATAA
- the cidR gene encoding cidABC operon transcriptional activator CidR, which yields MDIRQLQYFVEAARLNSFSKAAKSLYITQPTVSKMIRQIEEELGADLFYREGKSIRLTDAGEILLAKAQNIVVSFQSLSSELDSLRKLKQGHIRIGLPPMVGSNFFPSVIGRFHRKYPDVTIRLYEDGAKKVENDVDTGFLDIGVVVLPVDEARFHVFSFVRERLELLVPAGHRLADRSSVPLAELKDEEFVLFREDFALHDRVITECVKSGFQPMVVYESSQWDLIARMVAAGLGIALLPQTICRDMDRSRISIVTLTEPEIPWQLGMIWRRDRYLSFAAREWISFARDLLKER from the coding sequence TTGGATATCAGACAGTTGCAGTATTTTGTGGAAGCCGCCCGGCTGAACAGCTTCTCCAAGGCGGCCAAATCGCTGTATATTACCCAGCCCACCGTAAGCAAGATGATCCGGCAGATCGAGGAGGAGCTCGGGGCCGATTTGTTCTACCGGGAAGGCAAGAGCATCAGGCTGACTGATGCGGGTGAAATTCTGCTTGCCAAAGCGCAGAATATCGTCGTATCCTTCCAGAGCCTCTCGTCCGAACTGGACAGCCTGCGCAAGCTGAAGCAGGGCCATATCCGCATCGGTCTTCCGCCGATGGTAGGGTCCAATTTCTTTCCGTCGGTGATCGGCCGGTTTCACCGGAAGTACCCCGATGTTACCATCCGGCTGTACGAGGACGGGGCCAAGAAGGTGGAGAATGATGTGGACACCGGCTTTCTTGATATCGGCGTCGTCGTTCTTCCCGTGGATGAAGCCAGATTTCATGTGTTCTCCTTCGTCCGGGAAAGGCTGGAGCTGTTGGTTCCCGCCGGCCACCGGCTGGCGGACCGGAGCTCGGTGCCGCTAGCGGAACTGAAAGATGAGGAATTTGTGCTGTTCCGGGAGGATTTCGCCCTGCATGACCGCGTGATCACCGAGTGCGTCAAGTCGGGGTTTCAGCCCATGGTCGTGTACGAAAGCTCCCAGTGGGACCTTATCGCCCGCATGGTGGCGGCCGGTCTGGGCATAGCCCTGCTGCCGCAGACCATCTGCCGCGATATGGACCGGTCGCGCATTTCCATTGTCACGTTGACCGAACCGGAAATTCCGTGGCAGCTCGGCATGATTTGGCGCAGGGACCGCTATCTGTCTTTCGCCGCCCGCGAATGGATTTCGTTTGCGCGGGATCTATTAAAAGAGAGGTAA
- a CDS encoding CidB/LrgB family autolysis modulator: protein MLSGILFLALTLAIYLISKKIYAVKTKVYLSPLIITPLLIISFLLMMGVSFDSYNAGGKWLTDLLQPATVAFAIPLHKNFKVLKKHAAEIAAGVLSGTMMAVISSVLLAHWLHLSSNLATSLVPRSVTTPIAMNISQSIGGIPSITAVFVILTGVLGTLIGPTVLRLFRIDNEVARGVSLGTAAHGMGTSKAFELSSLTGTISSIAMILTALFTLTVAPALLAVFLH from the coding sequence ATGCTAAGCGGGATTCTGTTTCTGGCTCTGACTCTGGCAATCTATCTGATATCTAAAAAGATTTACGCGGTGAAGACGAAAGTATACTTGTCTCCGTTGATCATTACGCCGCTGCTGATTATCAGCTTCCTGCTGATGATGGGCGTATCCTTTGATTCCTACAATGCGGGAGGCAAATGGCTCACCGACCTGCTTCAGCCGGCAACCGTTGCCTTTGCCATCCCTTTGCATAAAAACTTCAAGGTGCTCAAAAAGCACGCCGCAGAGATTGCGGCAGGCGTTCTGTCAGGAACGATGATGGCGGTAATCTCATCCGTTCTCCTGGCCCACTGGTTGCACCTGAGCAGCAATCTTGCAACCAGCTTGGTGCCCCGGTCGGTTACTACGCCGATCGCCATGAACATCTCGCAGAGCATAGGGGGCATACCGAGCATTACGGCCGTATTCGTTATTCTGACCGGCGTGCTGGGTACGCTGATAGGACCGACGGTCCTTCGCCTCTTCCGCATTGACAATGAAGTTGCGCGCGGTGTGTCGCTGGGAACCGCTGCGCACGGTATGGGCACCTCCAAAGCCTTTGAGCTGAGTTCGCTGACCGGAACCATTTCCAGTATCGCGATGATTCTGACGGCGCTGTTTACACTAACCGTAGCGCCGGCACTACTCGCGGTCTTCCTCCACTAG
- a CDS encoding ATP-dependent DNA helicase: MASAVTISVRSLVEYVYRSGSLESGFRSAASLAEGTRIHQKIQQQYKEGDRKEVYLSAEIPCGELIFTVFGRCDGLLLSGDGSLTVEEIKSTGGPELPEEGREVHWAQALIYAHMIILEQELEAITVRLTYVHTATGEQRSFERLVTAGEAAAFAADTAAAYAPYASLLLKHGERRTESIRRLEFPFPAYRAEQRRFAGAVYTCIAEGVNLFAQAPTGIGKTMSTLFPAVKAMGEGLLRGLFYLTAKTVTRIAAEEAFAQMNARGLHLHVVTLTAKEKACFREEGLCGAEYCPFAEGYYDRINGALMDMLEHETLMDRRVLEHYARKHSVCPFELSLDAAYASDAVICDYNYIFDPRIAMKRLMEEGKKETALLVDEAHNLVDRGREMFSAALRKAPFLALKRSYKARNRALSAAAGGVNAMFIALRKACGQDGTGTWAEYPEELPGLLETFVQEAERELLRPSQMLLTEEKGEEEGLLDAYFDAQGMLRACKMYDERYITYAESGRGDVLLKLFNLDPSHLLTQSSKGFRSRIFFSATLSPLSYYRDMLGAAEEDYSLTVPSPFHKEQWEISVLPVSTRFRDREKSLVPLSKALAAMAARKGNYLAFFPSYQYLQDVYEVFAESVPGIRTLVQGSGMSEEERERFLAAFRPDNGETLLGFAVLGGIFSEGIDLPGDRLNGVMVVGVGLPQLGLERNLLREYFSARGKNGFHYAYVFPGMCKVLQAGGRLIRSEHDTGGIILADDRFLEPPYAWLLPDEWRDYRVLG; the protein is encoded by the coding sequence TTGGCTTCCGCCGTAACCATTTCAGTACGATCGCTGGTGGAATATGTGTACCGCAGCGGCAGCCTCGAATCGGGCTTCCGCAGCGCTGCCTCCTTGGCTGAGGGGACGCGCATACATCAGAAAATCCAGCAGCAGTATAAAGAAGGCGACCGGAAAGAGGTCTATCTTAGCGCGGAGATCCCCTGCGGAGAGCTGATTTTCACCGTCTTCGGGCGCTGCGACGGTCTGCTGCTGTCAGGCGACGGCAGCCTTACCGTTGAGGAGATCAAATCAACCGGGGGGCCGGAGCTGCCGGAGGAAGGGCGCGAGGTGCACTGGGCCCAGGCGCTCATATATGCACATATGATCATCCTGGAGCAGGAGCTTGAGGCGATCACGGTCAGGCTCACTTATGTGCACACCGCGACCGGGGAGCAGCGGAGCTTCGAACGGCTCGTGACCGCCGGGGAAGCGGCGGCTTTTGCGGCGGATACCGCGGCGGCTTACGCTCCCTATGCGTCACTTCTCCTTAAGCACGGGGAGCGGCGGACCGAAAGCATCCGCAGGCTGGAGTTTCCGTTTCCCGCCTATCGTGCGGAACAGCGGCGTTTTGCGGGCGCCGTCTACACCTGCATTGCGGAAGGCGTGAATCTGTTCGCCCAGGCGCCGACGGGCATCGGCAAGACGATGTCCACGCTTTTTCCGGCGGTCAAGGCGATGGGAGAAGGGCTGCTGCGCGGCCTGTTCTACCTGACGGCCAAGACCGTTACACGGATCGCCGCGGAGGAAGCCTTTGCCCAGATGAACGCCCGGGGCCTCCATCTGCATGTGGTCACGCTGACCGCCAAGGAGAAGGCCTGCTTCCGGGAGGAAGGGCTCTGCGGTGCGGAATACTGCCCTTTTGCCGAAGGGTATTATGACCGCATCAACGGCGCGCTGATGGATATGCTTGAGCACGAAACGCTGATGGACCGGCGGGTACTGGAGCATTACGCCCGCAAACATTCCGTATGCCCGTTCGAGCTGTCGCTCGACGCGGCTTATGCCAGCGACGCCGTGATTTGCGACTATAACTATATTTTTGATCCCCGCATCGCCATGAAGCGGCTAATGGAGGAAGGGAAGAAAGAGACGGCGCTGCTAGTCGACGAGGCTCATAATCTGGTCGACCGCGGCCGGGAGATGTTCTCCGCGGCTTTACGCAAGGCCCCCTTTCTTGCGCTGAAGCGGAGCTACAAGGCACGGAACCGCGCGCTGAGCGCGGCGGCGGGGGGCGTGAACGCTATGTTCATCGCTCTCCGCAAAGCATGCGGGCAGGACGGCACAGGTACATGGGCCGAGTATCCCGAGGAGCTTCCCGGGCTGCTGGAGACGTTTGTGCAGGAGGCGGAACGGGAACTGCTCCGGCCTTCGCAGATGCTCCTTACTGAAGAGAAGGGGGAGGAAGAAGGGCTGCTTGACGCCTATTTTGACGCCCAAGGCATGCTGCGCGCCTGCAAGATGTACGACGAGCGGTACATTACCTACGCGGAAAGCGGAAGGGGCGATGTCTTACTGAAGCTGTTCAATCTCGACCCGTCGCATCTGCTGACGCAGTCCTCCAAAGGCTTCCGCAGCCGGATTTTTTTCTCGGCAACGCTGTCGCCCCTTTCGTATTACCGGGATATGCTTGGCGCGGCAGAAGAGGATTACAGTCTGACAGTGCCTTCCCCATTCCACAAGGAGCAGTGGGAAATCAGCGTCCTGCCGGTGTCAACGCGGTTTCGCGACCGCGAGAAATCGTTAGTGCCCCTTTCCAAAGCGCTCGCGGCGATGGCCGCCCGGAAAGGGAACTATTTGGCCTTTTTTCCTTCCTACCAGTATTTGCAGGACGTATACGAGGTTTTTGCCGAGTCAGTCCCCGGGATCAGGACGCTGGTGCAGGGAAGCGGGATGAGCGAGGAGGAGCGGGAGAGGTTTCTGGCCGCCTTCCGTCCGGATAACGGAGAGACGCTGCTCGGGTTCGCAGTGCTTGGCGGGATTTTCTCGGAAGGGATCGATTTGCCGGGAGACCGGCTGAATGGCGTCATGGTCGTCGGCGTTGGCCTGCCCCAGCTCGGACTGGAACGGAACCTGCTAAGGGAGTATTTCAGCGCTCGGGGCAAGAACGGATTTCATTACGCTTACGTATTTCCCGGCATGTGCAAGGTGCTTCAGGCGGGAGGGCGGCTCATCCGCAGCGAACACGATACGGGAGGGATTATCCTTGCCGATGACCGTTTCCTGGAGCCCCCTTATGCATGGCTGCTGCCGGACGAATGGAGAGACTACCGGGTGCTGGGATAA
- a CDS encoding LTA synthase family protein: MLILKSYLAWAVIFDVLLPWKSLLTEIPFAWALFCLIERFASKRKLGYYMTVNLLVTAIFFAAIMYFKYYGVIVTYHAAEQVNQVTAVRNSVFSLMDPYYLLIFADVLVLGYYFLFNRNGRIYKKEQINLGRGSRKFSALFAASLALCLFNVLPNKASMNEIKKAQEMGILNYEAYTIFAQDKIDLVKASDITQEAVDSAKGITVPANPKLQGAAKGKNLIILQMESLQNFLIGLKIDGKEITPNLNAVMKESLYFPNFYQMVGQGNTSDAEFVVNTSYYIPPRGAATQMYVDKVLPSLPRLMEKNGYQTATFHTNDVEFWNRGELYSSLGWGKYYDHRFFGDEDVFFFGPSDEVLYRKTTAKLKEMSASGQPFYAQIISMSAHHPFTIPEEKYKMKLPERYEGTFVGDYIRAQNYADYAFGQLVQELKESGLWDNSLIMIYGDHMGLPIYSLDHDDKELMKEIYGHEYGYANMTNIPLIIHGAGLSAQTLEQVGGEIDIMPTAANLLGVSLKDHLHFGQDIVNQTGNLLPERYYLPSGSFIASSGLLIPGNSFEDNTQYPIALSNKPPASTEDEYNRALRLLQLSDSYVSQLPLKKSE; this comes from the coding sequence ATGCTTATTCTCAAGAGCTATCTGGCCTGGGCGGTCATCTTTGATGTTCTGCTGCCGTGGAAATCGCTGCTTACCGAAATTCCTTTTGCCTGGGCGCTGTTCTGCCTGATTGAGCGCTTCGCGTCCAAGCGCAAGCTCGGCTATTATATGACGGTTAATCTGCTGGTAACGGCGATTTTCTTCGCGGCCATTATGTATTTCAAATATTACGGCGTTATCGTCACCTACCATGCCGCTGAGCAGGTCAATCAGGTGACCGCCGTCCGCAACAGCGTATTTTCACTGATGGACCCTTATTATCTGCTTATTTTCGCGGATGTCCTTGTGCTGGGGTATTATTTTCTTTTTAACCGGAACGGCCGGATCTACAAAAAAGAGCAAATCAACCTCGGGCGCGGCAGCCGGAAATTCTCGGCTCTGTTCGCCGCTTCGCTCGCGCTGTGTCTGTTCAATGTGCTGCCGAACAAAGCCAGCATGAATGAAATCAAGAAAGCCCAGGAAATGGGCATTCTCAATTATGAAGCCTATACGATCTTCGCTCAAGATAAAATCGACCTGGTGAAAGCCAGCGACATTACCCAGGAAGCGGTCGACTCGGCCAAGGGAATTACCGTTCCCGCAAATCCGAAGCTTCAAGGCGCGGCCAAGGGCAAGAATCTGATTATCCTGCAGATGGAATCGCTGCAAAATTTCCTGATCGGGCTTAAGATCGACGGCAAGGAGATTACACCGAACCTTAACGCCGTGATGAAGGAAAGCCTCTATTTCCCGAACTTCTATCAGATGGTCGGCCAGGGCAACACCTCGGATGCGGAGTTCGTCGTCAATACGTCCTATTACATTCCTCCGCGCGGCGCGGCCACCCAGATGTACGTCGACAAGGTGCTGCCGAGTCTGCCGCGCTTAATGGAGAAGAACGGCTATCAGACGGCCACCTTCCATACGAATGATGTGGAGTTCTGGAACCGCGGCGAGCTCTACAGCTCGCTTGGCTGGGGCAAGTATTACGACCATCGGTTCTTCGGCGACGAGGACGTGTTCTTCTTCGGGCCATCCGATGAGGTGCTGTACCGCAAGACGACAGCCAAGCTGAAGGAAATGAGCGCAAGCGGCCAGCCGTTCTACGCCCAGATCATTTCCATGTCGGCCCATCATCCGTTTACGATTCCTGAGGAAAAATACAAAATGAAGCTGCCGGAGCGTTATGAAGGCACCTTTGTCGGTGATTACATCCGGGCGCAAAATTACGCCGACTACGCGTTTGGCCAGCTGGTTCAGGAGCTTAAAGAGTCCGGCCTCTGGGACAACAGCCTGATTATGATTTACGGCGACCACATGGGGCTGCCGATTTACTCGCTCGACCACGACGACAAAGAGCTGATGAAGGAAATTTACGGCCATGAGTACGGTTACGCCAACATGACCAATATTCCGCTGATCATTCACGGCGCGGGGCTGTCTGCGCAGACGCTGGAGCAGGTCGGCGGCGAAATCGATATTATGCCGACGGCCGCCAATTTGCTGGGCGTTTCCCTGAAAGATCATCTTCATTTCGGGCAGGACATCGTTAACCAGACCGGGAACCTGCTGCCCGAGCGCTATTATCTGCCCTCTGGCTCGTTTATCGCAAGCTCCGGGCTGCTTATTCCCGGTAACAGCTTTGAGGATAATACCCAATATCCGATCGCGCTGAGCAACAAGCCGCCAGCGTCAACGGAGGATGAATACAACCGGGCGCTCCGGCTGCTGCAGCTCTCCGACAGCTATGTGTCCCAGCTGCCTCTGAAGAAGTCCGAATAG
- a CDS encoding MarR family winged helix-turn-helix transcriptional regulator encodes MELKCKMSQETDPLVERIGLSMWRVQRKIISGMSLQKELGLTFPQFALLNMISREGKARVVTLAERMEVKSSAVTVMLDRMDAIGLINREQDEKDRRAVVVSLTEKGRMTCAEGQRRSLVLLGEYLSILTPDELQRFADYYDMLDRQER; translated from the coding sequence ATGGAGCTGAAATGCAAAATGTCGCAAGAGACCGACCCGCTAGTGGAACGAATCGGATTATCGATGTGGAGGGTACAGCGAAAAATCATATCGGGAATGTCCCTTCAGAAGGAGCTGGGACTGACCTTTCCCCAGTTTGCACTCCTGAATATGATCTCCCGCGAGGGAAAAGCGAGGGTGGTAACGCTCGCCGAACGGATGGAGGTCAAATCGAGCGCGGTTACGGTAATGCTGGACCGCATGGATGCAATCGGTCTGATCAACAGGGAGCAGGACGAGAAAGACCGCAGGGCCGTAGTCGTATCGCTTACCGAAAAAGGCAGGATGACCTGCGCCGAAGGGCAGCGCCGCTCGCTTGTCCTGCTGGGTGAATACTTGTCGATCCTGACACCGGATGAGCTTCAGCGATTCGCGGATTATTACGACATGCTGGACAGGCAGGAGCGTTAG
- a CDS encoding MarR family winged helix-turn-helix transcriptional regulator, whose protein sequence is MPHKLLIALQQLHRAKWTQAAEGNKPSEMTLMLCIARNICSAKQGLKVSEISRLLGLTPPTVTQLINSLEAKGMVVRQADANDRRAVRVSLTEQGGKAAERAKEHRTATLNKLVDFLGEEDSNKLAELLLKVQAFAQEHRLEIERLPMNGDDEG, encoded by the coding sequence GTGCCGCACAAGCTGCTGATTGCTTTGCAGCAGCTGCATCGAGCGAAGTGGACTCAGGCCGCGGAAGGGAATAAACCCAGTGAAATGACGCTCATGCTGTGCATCGCGAGGAATATCTGCTCGGCCAAGCAGGGACTGAAGGTGTCGGAAATCAGCCGTTTGCTGGGCCTGACTCCGCCGACGGTTACCCAGCTCATCAACAGTCTGGAAGCGAAAGGGATGGTTGTCAGGCAGGCGGATGCCAACGACCGGCGGGCCGTGCGCGTCAGTTTGACCGAACAGGGCGGCAAGGCTGCCGAAAGAGCCAAAGAGCACAGGACCGCGACCTTGAACAAGCTCGTGGACTTTCTGGGCGAGGAAGACAGCAACAAGCTTGCGGAGCTTCTGCTTAAAGTTCAGGCTTTTGCCCAGGAGCATAGGCTCGAAATAGAACGGTTACCCATGAACGGAGATGACGAAGGATGA
- a CDS encoding CidA/LrgA family protein has product MRKLWIGMLQVGALTVFSLIMGDLSSWLHLPIPGSIIGMVLLFILLETGVIKLSWVEAGATWLLAELLLFFVPSAIGVMNYSKLLQTDGLSLLAVILAGTFIVMTSSGLLTALIFKFKEGRHHAKRDSVSGSDSGNLSDI; this is encoded by the coding sequence ATGAGAAAACTATGGATTGGTATGCTGCAGGTAGGTGCGCTGACCGTGTTCTCCCTAATAATGGGGGATCTCAGCTCTTGGTTACATCTTCCGATTCCCGGAAGCATTATTGGCATGGTGCTGTTATTCATCCTGCTGGAGACCGGTGTTATCAAACTAAGCTGGGTCGAAGCCGGAGCAACCTGGCTGCTGGCCGAGCTGCTGCTGTTCTTCGTTCCCTCCGCCATCGGCGTTATGAATTACTCCAAATTGCTCCAGACGGACGGTCTCAGTCTGCTGGCGGTCATCCTCGCGGGAACCTTTATCGTTATGACTAGTTCAGGACTGCTGACAGCCCTTATTTTCAAATTCAAGGAGGGAAGACATCATGCTAAGCGGGATTCTGTTTCTGGCTCTGACTCTGGCAATCTATCTGATATCTAA
- a CDS encoding Gfo/Idh/MocA family protein, whose protein sequence is MTLNIGMVGTGWFAKVHADLLAGMADVKLQAVCGTSREKGEEMARPYAAEGYGDPIEMLDTHTLDAVYICVPPGAHGAIERTLIRRGIPFFVEKPLGVSTEIPASLLQDIQAAGLLTSVGYHFRYQENVKRLKEALQGDTIGMVVGQWMGSMPEAPWWRDQERSGGQFTEQTTHIVDLLRYLAGEVTEVYAMFGNRVMHEKKDGVSVADVGTVSLKLASGIVANISNTCVLPGEASRVGLSFYNDRGLLDWNPQRLLTVRDGESTEYASTGNPYVSESEAFLHAVRTGDRSGILSDYADAYKTLKVTCAAFESARKEAPVKL, encoded by the coding sequence ATGACGCTGAATATCGGAATGGTCGGAACCGGCTGGTTCGCCAAGGTGCATGCCGATTTGCTGGCCGGAATGGCGGACGTCAAGCTTCAGGCGGTCTGCGGCACCAGCAGGGAAAAAGGGGAAGAAATGGCGCGGCCGTACGCTGCGGAAGGCTATGGAGATCCCATTGAAATGCTGGATACCCATACGCTGGATGCGGTTTACATATGTGTGCCGCCCGGGGCGCATGGCGCGATTGAACGCACGCTGATCCGCAGGGGAATTCCCTTTTTTGTGGAGAAGCCGCTCGGGGTGAGCACGGAAATTCCGGCGAGTCTTCTTCAGGATATCCAGGCTGCCGGTCTGCTTACCTCCGTCGGCTATCATTTCCGTTACCAGGAGAACGTCAAGCGGCTGAAAGAGGCGCTGCAGGGCGATACAATCGGCATGGTCGTCGGTCAGTGGATGGGCAGCATGCCGGAGGCGCCGTGGTGGCGCGATCAGGAGCGGTCCGGCGGGCAGTTCACCGAGCAGACGACGCATATCGTCGATTTGCTCCGCTACCTGGCGGGAGAAGTGACGGAAGTGTACGCGATGTTCGGGAATCGGGTCATGCATGAGAAAAAAGACGGCGTCAGTGTCGCGGACGTGGGTACGGTGTCCCTGAAGCTTGCCAGCGGCATTGTGGCGAACATTTCCAACACCTGCGTTCTTCCGGGTGAGGCCTCAAGGGTCGGGCTCAGCTTCTACAATGACCGCGGCCTGCTCGACTGGAACCCGCAGCGGCTTCTTACGGTGCGGGACGGAGAGAGCACCGAATACGCCAGCACCGGCAACCCCTATGTATCCGAGAGCGAGGCGTTCCTTCATGCCGTCCGCACCGGCGACCGCAGCGGTATACTGAGCGATTACGCGGATGCCTACAAGACGCTGAAGGTTACATGCGCGGCTTTCGAATCGGCCCGTAAAGAGGCGCCGGTGAAGCTGTAA
- a CDS encoding ABC transporter ATP-binding protein: MIKLFRYLKPFSLPIAAILLLVFLQSLGDLYLPTLMSDIVDKGIVHQDRALIWRIGGFMLLVAGGGALCSIVASFLSAKVAMGFGRNTRSLMFNHVENFTLTEFDKLGTASLITRTTNDITQVQTVLTMMLRMMIGAPMMMIGGIIMAVSEDAKLSLIFVVVIPVLALAIAYVGMKGLPLFKAIQVKLDKLNLVLREHLVGIRVIRSFNRTEHENKRFSAANRDLTDTAIKVNKIMALLMPMMMFVMNFSMIGILYFGGIRINNNDLQVGSLMAFIQYAMQIMFSLIMVSMMFVLIPRASASAIRINEVLDMVPEISDPEIQVPETPDLEDMAPEIADPEARVTLLDQPDTAGIRGYVEFKNVSFSYPGAEQPALSDISFTAKPGEVTAIIGGTGSGKSTLLSLIPRFYDVVEGEVLVDGTDVRQMTQEELRAKTGYVPQKAVLFTGTVSDNIRYGKEGATDEEIRHAAGIAQALDFVTAMKDGFNSQIAQGGNNLSGGQKQRLSIARSLVRKPEIYLFDDSFSALDFKTDARLRAALKGETTESTVLIVAQRVSTVMDADRIIVLDEGRIAGIGSHSELLASSDVYSEIVSSQLSEEEIA, encoded by the coding sequence ATGATTAAATTATTTAGATATTTGAAGCCTTTTTCGCTGCCGATTGCGGCAATTCTGCTGCTGGTGTTCTTGCAGTCGCTGGGTGATTTGTATCTCCCGACCCTGATGTCCGACATCGTCGACAAGGGGATTGTGCATCAAGACCGGGCTTTGATCTGGAGAATCGGCGGGTTTATGCTGCTGGTGGCGGGCGGAGGCGCGCTCTGCTCCATCGTGGCCAGCTTTCTGTCTGCCAAAGTGGCGATGGGCTTCGGTCGCAACACGCGCTCGCTCATGTTCAATCATGTCGAGAATTTTACGCTGACTGAATTTGACAAGCTGGGCACCGCATCGCTTATTACGCGGACAACGAACGACATTACCCAGGTACAGACGGTGCTTACGATGATGCTGCGCATGATGATCGGCGCTCCGATGATGATGATCGGCGGCATTATTATGGCGGTGTCCGAAGACGCCAAGCTGTCTCTGATCTTTGTCGTCGTGATACCGGTGCTTGCTCTGGCGATTGCCTATGTGGGCATGAAGGGGCTGCCGCTCTTCAAGGCGATTCAGGTCAAGCTGGACAAATTAAATCTGGTACTGCGCGAGCATCTGGTCGGCATTCGCGTCATCCGTTCCTTTAACCGGACGGAGCATGAGAACAAGCGCTTCAGCGCGGCCAACCGGGATCTGACGGATACGGCGATCAAGGTCAACAAGATTATGGCCTTGCTCATGCCGATGATGATGTTCGTCATGAACTTTTCCATGATCGGCATTCTCTATTTCGGCGGCATCCGGATTAATAACAACGACCTTCAGGTCGGCTCGCTTATGGCCTTCATTCAGTATGCGATGCAGATCATGTTCTCGCTTATTATGGTTTCCATGATGTTCGTGCTCATTCCGCGCGCTTCCGCTTCCGCGATTCGGATTAATGAAGTGCTCGATATGGTGCCAGAAATTTCAGACCCCGAAATCCAAGTGCCGGAAACACCGGATCTGGAAGATATGGCACCGGAAATCGCCGATCCCGAAGCCCGGGTCACTTTGCTGGATCAGCCGGACACAGCCGGGATTCGCGGCTATGTAGAATTCAAGAACGTCTCCTTCTCCTACCCGGGAGCGGAGCAGCCTGCCCTGTCGGACATCAGCTTCACCGCAAAGCCCGGCGAGGTCACGGCGATTATCGGCGGTACCGGCTCCGGCAAATCGACGCTGCTCAGCCTGATTCCCCGCTTCTATGACGTGGTTGAGGGCGAGGTGCTGGTGGACGGGACCGATGTCCGGCAGATGACGCAGGAAGAGCTTCGCGCCAAGACTGGTTATGTGCCGCAGAAGGCCGTGCTGTTCACCGGCACCGTCAGTGACAATATCCGTTACGGGAAAGAGGGCGCGACGGATGAAGAGATCCGGCATGCGGCCGGTATCGCTCAGGCGCTGGATTTCGTAACTGCGATGAAAGACGGCTTTAACTCGCAAATTGCCCAGGGAGGCAATAACCTGTCCGGCGGGCAGAAGCAGCGGCTGTCCATTGCCCGGTCGCTTGTTCGGAAGCCGGAGATTTACCTGTTCGACGACAGCTTCTCGGCGCTCGACTTCAAGACGGACGCCAGGCTGCGCGCGGCGCTCAAAGGAGAGACGACGGAATCGACAGTGCTTATTGTCGCCCAGCGGGTCAGCACCGTTATGGATGCGGACCGGATTATCGTGCTGGACGAGGGACGGATTGCCGGGATCGGCAGCCACAGCGAACTGCTTGCAAGCAGCGACGTCTACAGCGAAATCGTATCTTCGCAGCTGTCAGAGGAGGAAATTGCATGA